Below is a window of Thermogemmata fonticola DNA.
AGTATGCCGAGAAATATGTGAAACAGCACGGCTGAAAATGGCGGCTTCCTAGGGCTGAGCTGACTGTGGACAGCAAGTAAGGGTAAGGAGCTTTGGCATAATTTGGGTGATATAGACGATTTGGTGCTGGTTTGGCACCGTATTTGCGGCAACAGGAATCAGTTGTTATCGACCCTCCTCCAGAAAAACTTGAAAAAAAATTTCGATTTTCTGGAAATGGGAATGGGAGAGAAACGTATAGTAGTGTAGGAAGTACGGCGTTGCATCCTCAAAGAGGTAATTCATCACTCTCTGAGCAACGCTGGCAGCTCCAGGAGGGACGCATCCATGCTCGTGCTCACCCGTCGTCAAGGCGAGTCGATTGTAATCGGCAATGACATCAAAATCACTGTGGTGAGCTTAGGACCCGGGCGGGTAAAGCTAGGGATCGAAGCTCCGCCTCAAGTCCGAGTAGATCGGGAGGAAATCCACGCCCGGATCGTGCAGGAACAATCCGCGGATGTGTTGGCGGCGGTTGCTTCGGAAGCGACAGAAGATGGGAATGGTCCGAACACCTCCCAGCTCAGCAAGACGGAAGTTTTTTCGTCAGTCCCCCGGAAGCCCCGCTGACAGAACCACTTTCCATAATAGCAGGCAATGCTCGCACTTCGGGTGAGTATTGTCGCCCTCTCTTCTTTTTCTGATATCGAAGCGATCCTGTTCTGTACCGGCTCAGTTTCCTGATAACCCCTACCCCCGCCAATACCCAGGGTGTAACTAGATTCTCTGGGGGTTCTCTGCCGGGCAGCTCTGCTAGTCTGGGGAAACACCTCGCGGGTTCAGCCCCCACCCCCAGAAAATCTGGTTACACCCAATACCCAGCGGCGGAGCAATTCGGCTTGCGATCCTGCAAGCCCCACGCTATCTCGCAAAAGGTCCAGGCTATTTCCCAAACGCCCTGAAGGGAGCTTAGCCTGGTCGCGGATTGGAAGCACCGAGGCGCAGGTCGAGGAATGACCGGGGAGGGGGACGGTGCCACGCTGGACGATCCTGGGGATTGGCGGTATTTGGCCCCTACTGAGCGCCGGTTGTGCCCATACTTGGGACGCCCTAACCAGCCAGCGCTTTCGGGACGCTCCCTTCGCCACCTTACGGCATCTGATCCAACCGGAAGACTCTGTGGCGGTGCTTTTAGCGGATCCACCCCGAAGCGGGGATGAGCGCGCGTCTGCTTGGCAGCGCCTGAGTGCGGAACGGTTCCACCAGTGTGCTCCGGAGCAACAGGTGCAGTTATGGCACATGCTGCAACACGACGCCACGCGGGAAGCTAGCCCCTGGGTACGCCTCTCGGCGATTCAGGCTCTGGGCCGGCTCCCTGACCCCCGCACGGTGGGCGTGCTCATCACAGCTTACCACCAGGCGGATGGCTATCCGGAAGGCTATCTCCCTCCGACGACCGCATCCCCTCACAACTCTGCAGTAAACACTGGGACCAGCGCGGGGCGCTTGCCGACCCGTGTGGGACATGATCCGCTGTTGGCCCTCAGCGGCCCCCGTGGCTTTCCCCCAGAATGGAGCAATGCGATCCGCTGTCGGGCGCTGGAAGCTCTGGGACAGACTCAAAGTGTGGAGGCTGTCCGATTCCTCGCTGCTGTCGCAGGGGCCTATCCAGACAACGCTGTCCCGGGAGCAGATGAGCGCGATGTGCGCTTGGCCGCCATCCGGGCCTTATCCCGCTGCCGACAACCCGAAGCGGTCGAGGCGTTGTTCCAAGTGCTCAAAAACAATACGCATTCCACCGATACCGCTCTTCTCCATCGCACCCATGAAGGGCTGGTCCGGCTGACCGGGCGGGATTTGCCTCCTGATCCTCAAAGCTGGCAAGAGGTTCTGCAAGCCGGTGTGACACTCGCTCCAGAGCCGGCTTGGTGGGAGGAAGCTGCTGACAAAGTCGTTCAAGCCGTCCGCTGGCTCCGCTAACGCCTCCAGGGGCTGGGCACGGAGGGGTCGCAAAAACCACCCTCCGGGGACGAACGCTTCGCTTCCGACCTGCGGTTCTCACTTGCCCGATTTCGGCGATTCCTGCTGGTCAGAGGAGACCTTCTCGAAAATGAGGCAGTAGTTCTCCTTCAAGCCAAGTTCCTTCTCTTCCCGCAGTCTCCGGAAGCCACAGGAAAGAATCTCTTTCTCGAAAACTTCCTGTCCTGCCCGCACATGGCCCAGCACCCACTC
It encodes the following:
- a CDS encoding HEAT repeat domain-containing protein yields the protein MPRWTILGIGGIWPLLSAGCAHTWDALTSQRFRDAPFATLRHLIQPEDSVAVLLADPPRSGDERASAWQRLSAERFHQCAPEQQVQLWHMLQHDATREASPWVRLSAIQALGRLPDPRTVGVLITAYHQADGYPEGYLPPTTASPHNSAVNTGTSAGRLPTRVGHDPLLALSGPRGFPPEWSNAIRCRALEALGQTQSVEAVRFLAAVAGAYPDNAVPGADERDVRLAAIRALSRCRQPEAVEALFQVLKNNTHSTDTALLHRTHEGLVRLTGRDLPPDPQSWQEVLQAGVTLAPEPAWWEEAADKVVQAVRWLR
- the csrA gene encoding carbon storage regulator CsrA, which codes for MLVLTRRQGESIVIGNDIKITVVSLGPGRVKLGIEAPPQVRVDREEIHARIVQEQSADVLAAVASEATEDGNGPNTSQLSKTEVFSSVPRKPR